A single region of the Salvelinus sp. IW2-2015 linkage group LG20, ASM291031v2, whole genome shotgun sequence genome encodes:
- the LOC111981143 gene encoding dynein axonemal assembly factor 8-like isoform X2, with protein MRGDRLWQSSLVGLASSPALVCALRRVDAFATLRRLLPRDYPGNLNILLSPTPELAFRQASLFFSLGDMIPDHSVRPLLKFLPPPHINVAGPLCCRSSCSVLELWAFPGSVPAEGECCEDATGRAGT; from the exons ATGAGAg GTGACCGGCTGTGGCAGAGCAGCCTGGTGGGCTTGGCCTCCTCCCCTGCCCTGGTGTGTGCCCTGAGGAGGGTGGACGCCTTCGCCACCCTACGGCGGCTCCTGCCACGGGACTACCCCGGGAACCTGAACATACTGTTGTCTCCCACTCCTGAACTGGCCTTCAGACAAgcatccctcttcttctccctggGAGACATGATCCCTG ATCACAGTGTGCGCCCATTACTGAAGTTCCTACCCCCACCACACATTAATGTAGCTG GACCKCTCTGCTGTAGAAGCTCATGTTCAGTACTTGAGCTCTGGGCCTTCCCTGGCTCTGTGCCTGCAGAGGGAGAATGCTGTGAAGATGCTACTGGACGTGCTGGGACCTGA
- the LOC111981143 gene encoding dynein axonemal assembly factor 8-like isoform X1, producing MRGDRLWQSSLVGLASSPALVCALRRVDAFATLRRLLPRDYPGNLNILLSPTPELAFRQASLFFSLGDMIPDHSVRPLLKFLPPPHINVAGPQPLVKLFLFKPGVWRHALGKILSKVQRSGFTVVDLHVLVLDNSTAVSYCFKCIGSXFLLCFPLGPLCCRSSCSVLELWAFPGSVPAEGECCEDATGRAGT from the exons ATGAGAg GTGACCGGCTGTGGCAGAGCAGCCTGGTGGGCTTGGCCTCCTCCCCTGCCCTGGTGTGTGCCCTGAGGAGGGTGGACGCCTTCGCCACCCTACGGCGGCTCCTGCCACGGGACTACCCCGGGAACCTGAACATACTGTTGTCTCCCACTCCTGAACTGGCCTTCAGACAAgcatccctcttcttctccctggGAGACATGATCCCTG ATCACAGTGTGCGCCCATTACTGAAGTTCCTACCCCCACCACACATTAATGTAGCTG GTCCCCAGCCGCTGGTCAAACTGTTCCTGTTCAAGCCTGGAGTGTGGCGCCATGCTCTGGGGAAAATCCTCAGCAAAGTCCAGCGGAGTGGCTTCACTGTGGTGGACCTGCATGTGCTGGTTCTGGACAATAGCACAGCTGTGTCATATTGTTTTAAATGCATTGGCTCASTTTTCCTCTTGTGTTTTCCTCTAGGACCKCTCTGCTGTAGAAGCTCATGTTCAGTACTTGAGCTCTGGGCCTTCCCTGGCTCTGTGCCTGCAGAGGGAGAATGCTGTGAAGATGCTACTGGACGTGCTGGGACCTGA